A DNA window from Maribellus comscasis contains the following coding sequences:
- the feoB gene encoding ferrous iron transport protein B, with translation MKLSEVKNSNKVIITKVLGHGSFRKRISEMGFIKGKEVKVIKNAPFNGPIEFKILNYNVSLRKSEADLIEVVPSDKFVESLNGSYEGVIDRKIDQINQSERTKTINIALVGNPNCGKTTLFNFISGSKERVGNYSGVTVDIKKATFKTKGYTFNFYDLPGTYSLTAYSKEEIFVRKFIYEQTPDLVINVLDATNLERNLFLTTQLIDMDLRIVAALNMFDELEKKKLYFNRDGMSRLLGMPFVPTISSKGIGLDSLIEKLIEVFEGREKSTRHIHINYGKDLEESIKLVRQKIKENKPITDKISSRFLAIKLLEKDQHVLELLTDYKNFDEIRAVTNREIKKIEGLVNEDSETVITDAKYGFITGALKETFKDPNQSKKTRSEKIDNILTQKYLGFPLFTAILFLMFYATFKLGAYPMNWIDIGVAALGNLVNNIMPEGMLRDLLVNGIISGAGSVLVFLPNILILFFFISLLEGTGYMARAAFIMDKIMHRFGLHGRSFIPLIMGFGCNVPAILATRTMRNRGDRILTMLIIPFMSCSARLPVYILIISAFFDKYHTLYLVGIYMAGIIFAFLTAQILNKTVFKNKETPFVMELPTYRLPTFRNIIYQMWDKTQHYLKKIGTIILVGVVIIWALEYFPRHTEKAAQYEQQLEQVQRNDNLSGELKKEQTATLEQQIESDRLMNSYLGRLGRVVEPVMRPLGFDWKMSISLLAGLPAKEIIVSTMGVLYQTNSDESTVNLQKKLKDETYESGKRQGQKVFTHPTALAFLIFILIYFPCIGVVATIKNESGSWKWAAFTIFYTTTLAWTAAFVVFNIAQLIF, from the coding sequence GTGAAGTTAAGTGAGGTTAAGAATAGTAACAAAGTAATCATAACCAAAGTACTCGGGCATGGTTCATTCCGGAAACGTATTTCGGAAATGGGTTTTATTAAGGGGAAAGAGGTTAAGGTCATTAAAAATGCTCCTTTTAACGGCCCTATTGAGTTTAAAATACTGAATTACAACGTCTCCTTGCGAAAATCAGAGGCAGACCTGATAGAAGTAGTTCCTTCCGATAAATTTGTTGAAAGCCTGAACGGAAGTTACGAAGGTGTAATTGATCGGAAAATCGATCAGATCAACCAGTCGGAGCGGACAAAGACCATCAATATTGCGTTAGTCGGGAATCCAAACTGTGGTAAAACCACCCTCTTTAATTTTATTTCAGGCTCAAAGGAAAGAGTAGGCAACTACTCAGGCGTTACCGTAGATATTAAAAAGGCCACTTTTAAAACCAAAGGTTATACATTCAACTTTTACGATTTACCCGGGACATACAGCTTAACAGCTTATTCAAAAGAGGAAATTTTCGTTCGAAAGTTTATCTATGAGCAAACTCCCGATCTGGTAATTAATGTGCTGGATGCAACCAATCTGGAAAGAAATCTTTTTCTCACTACACAGCTTATCGATATGGATTTACGTATCGTTGCAGCGTTAAATATGTTTGATGAGCTGGAGAAGAAAAAACTTTATTTCAATCGTGATGGGATGTCCAGGCTCCTCGGAATGCCTTTTGTGCCCACCATTAGTTCAAAAGGAATTGGCCTGGACAGTTTGATTGAAAAATTGATAGAGGTTTTTGAAGGAAGGGAAAAATCAACACGACATATTCACATTAATTATGGCAAAGATTTGGAGGAATCAATAAAACTGGTCCGCCAAAAAATTAAAGAGAATAAACCCATTACAGATAAAATTTCTTCCCGGTTTCTTGCTATCAAACTGTTGGAAAAAGATCAACACGTTCTTGAATTACTCACTGATTATAAAAATTTTGACGAAATAAGAGCGGTTACAAATCGTGAAATAAAGAAAATTGAAGGATTGGTGAATGAAGACAGTGAAACCGTAATTACCGATGCCAAATACGGTTTTATTACAGGTGCTCTTAAAGAGACATTTAAAGATCCCAACCAATCAAAAAAAACACGCTCTGAAAAAATAGACAATATTTTAACCCAGAAATACCTCGGTTTTCCGTTGTTTACCGCCATTTTGTTTTTGATGTTTTATGCCACCTTCAAACTGGGAGCTTATCCGATGAATTGGATAGATATTGGAGTTGCAGCACTGGGAAATCTTGTCAACAATATTATGCCGGAAGGAATGTTAAGAGATTTGCTGGTAAACGGCATCATAAGTGGTGCCGGCAGCGTTTTGGTTTTTCTGCCCAACATTCTTATTCTGTTTTTCTTTATTTCGCTTCTGGAAGGAACGGGTTATATGGCTCGTGCAGCTTTTATCATGGACAAAATCATGCACCGCTTTGGGCTTCACGGGAGATCCTTTATTCCTTTGATTATGGGATTTGGATGTAATGTTCCTGCAATTCTCGCAACCCGGACGATGCGCAACCGTGGTGATCGAATATTAACCATGCTTATCATTCCGTTTATGTCATGCAGCGCAAGGCTTCCGGTATATATTCTTATCATATCAGCATTTTTTGACAAATACCATACGCTTTACCTCGTTGGAATCTACATGGCCGGAATTATATTTGCCTTTTTAACTGCACAAATTCTGAATAAAACCGTTTTTAAAAACAAGGAAACTCCTTTCGTTATGGAACTTCCGACATACCGTTTACCTACTTTCAGAAATATTATTTACCAGATGTGGGATAAAACCCAACACTATCTTAAAAAGATAGGAACGATTATTCTTGTCGGAGTGGTTATAATCTGGGCTTTGGAATATTTCCCGCGCCATACCGAAAAAGCTGCACAATATGAGCAGCAATTAGAGCAGGTTCAGCGCAATGACAATCTCTCCGGTGAATTAAAAAAGGAGCAAACAGCAACATTGGAGCAACAAATTGAATCCGACAGATTAATGAACTCCTATTTGGGAAGATTAGGCAGAGTTGTTGAGCCAGTAATGCGACCACTTGGCTTTGACTGGAAAATGAGTATTAGCCTTCTTGCCGGACTGCCGGCCAAAGAAATTATCGTAAGTACAATGGGGGTACTCTACCAAACAAATAGTGACGAGAGTACGGTTAATCTGCAAAAAAAGCTAAAGGATGAAACCTACGAAAGCGGAAAAAGACAGGGACAAAAAGTTTTTACACATCCCACAGCCCTGGCATTTCTGATTTTTATTC
- a CDS encoding thiamine-binding protein, which translates to MKQTHWKSNKINVAIQVLPEAEGKLKYTLVDEAIAAIENTGFKYKVCPFETVVECTFQDLSGLIEDIHNACKTAGTEKMLTNLKIQVNFDDDVTIEDKMEKYS; encoded by the coding sequence ATGAAACAAACACATTGGAAATCGAATAAAATTAATGTGGCTATTCAGGTTTTGCCTGAGGCCGAAGGAAAATTGAAATATACGCTGGTTGATGAAGCGATTGCAGCCATTGAAAACACGGGATTCAAATATAAGGTTTGTCCCTTTGAAACGGTAGTGGAATGTACTTTTCAAGATTTATCAGGGCTCATTGAAGATATTCATAACGCCTGTAAAACTGCAGGAACAGAGAAAATGTTGACCAACCTTAAAATACAGGTTAACTTTGATGATGATGTTACCATTGAGGATAAAATGGAAAAGTACAGTTAA
- a CDS encoding recombinase family protein: MRIADLYIRVSTDEQADKGYSQRDQEERLTKYCEINNIEVRKVVFEDHSAKTFKRPAWTKLLGELRKRRGQSDLILFTKWDRFSRNAGDAYQMISTLRNLGVEPQAVEQPLDLSIPENKMMLAFYLAAPEVENDRRALNVFHGMRRAKKEGRWMGTAPIGYANKVSETGKKYIAPRETTGKIMKWVFEELAREQFNTEQVWKMAKSKGLKCSKNAFWLAIRNPLYCGKIFIPKYKDEESYFVTGQHEPLITETLFYKVQDVLDGRKKVQRTKILVDDNLPLRGFLICPQCGRLLSGSASKGRTKYYHYYHCTGGCDFRHSAIDLNEKIVDKIGEYVRPIPKLKLYKEAILNRYNEKTKAQKGDIQQIKLQLQEENKRLSKARELLLCGDIEAEDYRIMKSEIETRITRLEAKLTGSINDSENVEPLWDKAISSISNLDSLYENGSITQKRKIIGSVFPEKLTFDGIQFRTTRINEALEYILLIDNKIGGKKNGTNSSILNLSRNVNLKGLEPLTS; this comes from the coding sequence ATGAGAATTGCCGATTTATATATTCGTGTCAGCACCGATGAACAAGCAGATAAAGGCTACTCCCAGCGTGATCAGGAAGAGCGGCTGACCAAGTATTGCGAAATAAACAATATAGAAGTCCGCAAAGTCGTCTTTGAGGACCATTCAGCAAAAACATTCAAGCGTCCGGCATGGACAAAATTATTGGGAGAATTGAGAAAACGCCGGGGTCAATCGGATTTAATTCTTTTTACGAAGTGGGATAGGTTTAGCCGAAATGCAGGCGATGCCTATCAAATGATCAGTACGCTTCGTAACCTGGGTGTTGAGCCACAAGCAGTAGAACAACCGTTGGACTTATCCATTCCTGAAAATAAAATGATGCTTGCTTTTTATTTGGCAGCCCCTGAAGTGGAGAATGACCGTAGGGCGCTGAATGTCTTTCACGGAATGCGCCGAGCAAAGAAAGAAGGCCGTTGGATGGGAACGGCACCAATTGGGTACGCGAATAAAGTTTCGGAAACCGGGAAAAAGTATATTGCTCCGAGAGAGACAACCGGAAAGATCATGAAATGGGTATTCGAAGAACTTGCCCGAGAACAGTTTAATACGGAGCAAGTATGGAAAATGGCTAAATCCAAAGGATTAAAATGCAGTAAAAATGCGTTTTGGCTGGCCATTAGAAACCCACTTTATTGCGGAAAAATATTTATTCCAAAATACAAGGATGAAGAAAGTTACTTTGTAACCGGTCAGCACGAGCCTTTAATTACCGAAACTTTGTTTTACAAGGTACAGGACGTACTTGACGGGCGTAAAAAGGTTCAGCGGACAAAAATACTTGTCGATGATAATTTGCCATTAAGGGGTTTTCTCATCTGTCCACAGTGCGGACGGCTGTTGTCGGGAAGCGCATCAAAAGGACGGACGAAATATTATCACTATTATCATTGTACGGGAGGTTGTGATTTCAGGCACAGTGCAATTGATTTAAACGAAAAGATTGTTGATAAAATTGGTGAATATGTCCGTCCAATCCCTAAGTTGAAATTGTATAAAGAAGCTATCTTAAACCGTTATAACGAAAAAACTAAAGCACAAAAGGGAGATATCCAGCAAATAAAGCTACAGTTGCAGGAAGAAAACAAACGGCTATCCAAAGCAAGAGAATTGCTTTTATGCGGAGATATTGAGGCCGAAGACTATCGCATAATGAAATCTGAAATTGAAACGCGAATTACCAGGCTTGAAGCAAAATTAACTGGCTCCATAAATGATTCTGAAAACGTAGAACCCTTATGGGACAAGGCGATTAGCAGTATTTCTAACCTTGATTCATTATACGAGAATGGCAGCATTACTCAGAAAAGAAAAATTATTGGTTCGGTCTTTCCCGAAAAATTGACATTTGACGGAATTCAGTTTCGAACCACAAGAATAAATGAAGCACTGGAATATATTTTACTGATAGACAATAAAATAGGAGGCAAAAAAAACGGGACAAACTCATCAATTTTGAATTTGTCCCGTAACGTGAACCTGAAGGGACTCGAACCCCTAACCTCCTGA
- a CDS encoding fusion protein gives MAKYYSLFGKTTTDTEVQVVKENQVVIGYGYAMSESRYVVYKVEHINNLGFMYHLINTDTKALDRTDIINPLSKKFGIGRYYDDVKPEFMDAFEVAILLQEAQSKAKAEEDEAEKERIRISEVKQVGRKRFTDIFPEAAQAVIVARLKQDESDMQTDYFASSTQRTVILGFSTHKRDIFSEMRKHASNFEETAYLSEFNQDYEHREKYSMGAGYYLGESKYHGWIIEKVPVYDRTRTIEEFAYIAGNEDNIRINKPDGTPTDTPKLEDKANCTMVEYSAKAVAVFGNTKPIKEELKAMGGRFNNRLTFKGEKIAGWIFPKSKEQRLACYFGLD, from the coding sequence ATGGCAAAGTATTATTCACTATTCGGAAAAACTACCACCGATACCGAAGTACAGGTGGTAAAAGAAAATCAGGTTGTTATCGGTTATGGTTATGCGATGAGCGAATCCCGGTATGTGGTTTACAAAGTGGAACACATCAACAACCTGGGATTTATGTATCATCTAATCAATACCGACACCAAAGCTTTGGACAGGACCGACATAATAAACCCCTTATCAAAAAAATTCGGCATTGGCAGGTATTACGATGATGTAAAACCGGAATTTATGGATGCGTTTGAAGTGGCTATACTCCTTCAGGAAGCACAATCGAAAGCCAAAGCAGAGGAGGACGAAGCCGAAAAAGAGCGGATAAGGATTAGCGAAGTAAAACAGGTCGGTCGCAAACGCTTCACCGATATATTCCCCGAAGCTGCACAGGCTGTTATTGTGGCAAGGTTGAAGCAGGATGAAAGCGATATGCAAACCGACTACTTTGCAAGCAGCACACAGCGCACCGTCATTTTAGGTTTTTCTACACACAAAAGGGACATTTTTTCGGAGATGCGCAAACATGCCTCCAATTTCGAAGAAACGGCTTACCTCTCGGAATTCAATCAGGATTACGAACACCGGGAAAAATACAGCATGGGTGCAGGTTACTATCTGGGAGAAAGCAAATACCACGGGTGGATAATTGAAAAAGTGCCTGTATATGACCGTACCCGTACGATTGAGGAATTCGCATACATCGCAGGCAATGAAGATAACATTCGCATAAATAAGCCGGACGGAACACCGACAGATACCCCAAAGTTGGAAGACAAAGCCAATTGTACCATGGTGGAATATTCAGCCAAAGCGGTCGCTGTTTTCGGAAATACCAAGCCAATCAAAGAAGAACTCAAAGCGATGGGCGGGCGGTTTAACAACCGGTTGACTTTTAAGGGAGAAAAAATCGCAGGTTGGATATTCCCAAAGTCAAAAGAACAGCGTTTAGCCTGCTATTTCGGATTGGATTAA
- a CDS encoding PcfK-like family protein, with translation MKASNHFKNTIKAYLDQRAESDVLFSLQYSKPDKNIDDCLTYILNTVQKLGCNGFADEEIYSMAVHYYDEDNINIGDPVDCHVTVNHVVELTEEEKQQAHKEALQKAQDEAYAKLTQPTKRVKQSETANQQSLFNF, from the coding sequence ATGAAAGCATCAAATCATTTTAAAAACACCATAAAGGCATATTTAGACCAACGGGCAGAGAGCGATGTATTGTTCTCGCTCCAATATTCCAAACCTGATAAGAATATAGACGATTGTCTAACGTACATCCTCAATACAGTTCAAAAATTGGGGTGCAACGGCTTCGCTGATGAAGAAATCTATTCTATGGCAGTACACTATTACGATGAAGACAATATCAACATCGGCGACCCAGTAGACTGCCACGTAACAGTCAACCATGTGGTGGAACTGACCGAAGAAGAAAAGCAACAGGCGCACAAAGAAGCCCTGCAAAAGGCTCAGGACGAAGCTTATGCAAAACTCACACAACCTACAAAAAGGGTGAAGCAGTCCGAAACAGCCAATCAACAATCACTATTTAACTTTTAA
- a CDS encoding PcfJ domain-containing protein has protein sequence MKPRNKFQNTITEASKKLPPVTEAQVKWGYRNCIEHIGRRTKKGVINCLECGHSWTDTAARKHCTCPKCNTKLIVKDTRQRVFDDYQYLCIIAACEGFQVLRFIYIDYRAKVGEKARYFYSEVVQRWIAPNGKHATMARLRPMGFFVHTWSFHSPLELRHEKPLYNITPTCVYSRQRLIPEIKRSGYTKQFFGLTPFDFFQFLLAENKAETLLKAGQTELFKFFALNNHRNINNYWASIRICIRNNYKIEDASMWCDYMDLLRFFGKDLHNSKYVCPPDLQREHDRYLWKKREHIERERREEAKKKALEDEAKFLEMKSRFFGICFTDGLVQVRVLESVEEVIQEGDALHHCVFTNDYHIKTDSLILSARIDEQRLETIELSLSKLQVLQSRGLCNENTEYHNRILRLVKKNMPLIQKRLIA, from the coding sequence ATGAAACCACGCAATAAATTCCAAAATACAATAACGGAGGCAAGTAAAAAACTGCCCCCGGTTACCGAAGCGCAGGTTAAATGGGGCTACCGGAACTGTATAGAACACATTGGGCGCAGGACGAAAAAGGGAGTAATAAACTGTCTGGAGTGTGGGCATTCATGGACAGATACAGCAGCAAGAAAACATTGCACCTGTCCGAAATGCAATACAAAACTAATTGTCAAAGACACAAGGCAACGTGTGTTCGATGATTATCAGTATCTCTGTATTATTGCAGCTTGCGAAGGGTTTCAGGTATTACGGTTCATTTACATCGATTACAGGGCAAAAGTCGGGGAAAAAGCACGGTACTTTTACTCAGAAGTGGTACAACGCTGGATAGCCCCCAACGGAAAACATGCAACAATGGCAAGGCTGAGGCCAATGGGCTTTTTCGTCCATACTTGGAGTTTTCACAGTCCGCTCGAACTTCGCCACGAAAAGCCGTTGTACAACATTACGCCAACCTGTGTTTATTCCCGGCAAAGACTAATCCCTGAAATTAAACGAAGTGGTTATACCAAACAGTTTTTCGGCTTGACCCCATTTGATTTCTTCCAATTCCTGCTCGCAGAAAATAAAGCCGAAACTTTGCTGAAAGCAGGGCAAACAGAGCTTTTCAAATTCTTTGCGCTTAACAACCATCGGAACATCAACAATTACTGGGCTTCCATCCGCATTTGCATTCGCAACAACTATAAAATAGAGGATGCTTCCATGTGGTGCGATTACATGGATTTACTCCGGTTTTTCGGCAAAGACCTGCACAATTCTAAATATGTTTGCCCTCCCGACCTGCAAAGGGAGCATGACAGGTATTTGTGGAAAAAAAGGGAACACATAGAACGGGAACGCCGGGAAGAAGCCAAAAAGAAGGCATTGGAAGATGAAGCCAAATTTCTGGAAATGAAATCCCGGTTTTTTGGCATCTGCTTTACTGATGGGTTGGTACAGGTAAGAGTACTTGAAAGCGTGGAAGAAGTCATACAGGAAGGTGATGCCTTGCACCACTGTGTTTTTACGAACGACTACCACATAAAAACCGATTCGCTTATCCTTTCAGCACGTATTGATGAGCAGCGATTGGAGACCATTGAACTATCCCTCTCAAAATTACAGGTACTCCAAAGCAGGGGGCTATGCAATGAAAATACAGAATACCACAACAGGATATTAAGGCTTGTGAAAAAAAACATGCCCCTCATCCAAAAGAGATTAATAGCTTAA
- a CDS encoding DUF7258 domain-containing protein: MKQREDIKIKPTEVNNSIIGKRCKCMFTGLMVAGVIEEITKDQHAAHVKVRFDEPHVWGNEQFEYNWSFARLSDGFGSLQYLEIIDDKYQTIRVTFSKTIREIDRDFVRDYTKWQRVNLKRMG; encoded by the coding sequence TTGAAACAACGAGAAGATATAAAGATTAAACCGACAGAAGTAAATAACAGCATAATAGGAAAACGTTGCAAGTGTATGTTTACTGGCTTGATGGTTGCCGGAGTGATTGAGGAAATTACAAAAGACCAACACGCAGCGCATGTTAAAGTACGTTTCGATGAACCGCACGTTTGGGGTAATGAACAATTTGAATACAATTGGTCGTTTGCCCGTCTGTCAGATGGGTTTGGCTCACTACAATATCTGGAAATTATAGACGACAAATACCAAACTATCAGGGTAACTTTTTCGAAAACCATCCGGGAAATAGACCGGGATTTTGTCAGGGACTACACCAAATGGCAAAGGGTCAACCTGAAAAGAATGGGTTGA
- a CDS encoding DUF3873 family protein translates to MKTDNSINNSGCSVCEQGTENYTTLHPAHRPNQTFYQYDYRHSDGELFSTMAPTLEECRSRRDKWLAKRNEMYKLFIGFRKLGEFDSILEAKQFADNSNFSGVFTLLGNNYSDKWFVSEKLLGQ, encoded by the coding sequence ATGAAAACGGATAATTCAATCAATAACAGCGGGTGTTCGGTATGCGAACAAGGGACAGAAAACTACACAACGCTCCATCCTGCACACCGCCCAAACCAAACATTTTACCAATATGATTATCGGCACTCAGACGGGGAACTGTTTTCAACAATGGCCCCGACTTTGGAAGAGTGCCGGAGCCGTCGCGATAAATGGCTGGCTAAGAGGAATGAAATGTATAAACTCTTTATCGGGTTTCGAAAGTTAGGCGAATTTGATTCCATACTGGAAGCCAAACAATTTGCTGATAACAGCAATTTTAGTGGCGTGTTTACCTTACTGGGCAACAACTATTCTGATAAGTGGTTTGTATCTGAAAAATTGTTGGGACAATGA
- a CDS encoding NADH-quinone oxidoreductase subunit F gives MKTTITDITGASIEVTDLDKAIEQCKLCKDSPYKMPSGQTIGENYRHMLFQLEKIKQPK, from the coding sequence ATGAAAACGACAATAACCGATATTACAGGAGCAAGCATTGAAGTAACGGATTTGGACAAGGCAATTGAGCAATGTAAACTTTGCAAAGACAGTCCGTACAAAATGCCATCGGGACAAACGATTGGAGAAAACTACAGGCACATGTTATTCCAACTTGAGAAAATAAAACAACCAAAGTAA
- a CDS encoding JAB domain-containing protein, with the protein MSYKDNVKASERFVVKCSEDASQIFAEAHKDCMEHHEEVNVLFLNRANRVIGISCISKGGLDGTVVDIRIILQTALKANCSSVMLSHNHPSGSRKPSQADITITQKLKEGCKAVGLLLLDHLIITGEGYMSFADEGLL; encoded by the coding sequence GTGTCGTATAAAGACAATGTAAAAGCTTCAGAACGATTTGTTGTTAAATGTTCGGAAGATGCTTCGCAGATATTTGCCGAAGCGCATAAAGATTGTATGGAACACCACGAGGAAGTGAACGTATTGTTCCTGAACCGTGCCAATCGGGTAATTGGAATAAGCTGTATCAGCAAAGGCGGACTGGATGGTACTGTAGTTGATATACGGATTATCCTGCAAACAGCCTTGAAAGCGAACTGTTCCTCGGTGATGCTTTCTCACAATCACCCAAGTGGCAGCCGGAAACCCAGCCAGGCGGATATAACGATTACTCAAAAATTGAAAGAAGGCTGCAAAGCCGTTGGGCTGTTGCTCTTAGACCACCTGATTATAACCGGCGAAGGTTACATGAGCTTCGCCGATGAAGGGCTTTTGTAG
- a CDS encoding alpha/beta hydrolase produces the protein MTRKLITLKSVILIILFSMNGCADSETITGYWTGVIEMNNKKVDLVLNLSSERQTFSSYDLMLINQPISDLKITNTNISFSLLLDIELYFKGELNNNQINGTVEMQNGPPNMNMTFNLTKQPKTPDKPYSVENLTIKSKDVVLVADYYKQKANGKFPAIVLLHGSSTNLKSDYLYDADYFAKQGFEVLIFDKRGNGESTGEYFTSNYEDIIEDAIACLEILYKRESVDKMKIGLWGYSQGAMLLPRIASKSNIPKFLIAKSPEVINVTEAAAYSDSSRVVNSGNSNSNGHIAANSHREVEKLINNGANYKEVENFIQQNALKYSFMNQTGLYSGLNINKNEFDGFYWKGRTENFYSFWKEIRIPTLVLLGGRDDLVNTEKNKLLLNNLNNEYLEIVDFPLANHHLKKTFNPTMDSEFDFPRLIEGYTENVEEWIEKEITKR, from the coding sequence ATGACAAGAAAATTAATAACACTAAAATCTGTCATTCTAATAATCCTCTTTTCAATGAATGGATGTGCCGATTCAGAGACTATAACTGGATACTGGACAGGAGTTATAGAAATGAACAATAAAAAAGTGGATTTAGTACTTAATCTAAGTTCAGAAAGACAAACATTTTCGAGTTATGATTTAATGCTGATAAATCAACCGATAAGTGATTTGAAAATAACTAACACTAATATCAGTTTTTCACTATTGCTCGATATTGAATTATATTTTAAAGGAGAACTGAACAACAATCAAATAAATGGGACCGTTGAAATGCAAAACGGACCGCCAAATATGAATATGACTTTTAATTTAACAAAACAACCCAAAACTCCGGATAAGCCATATTCAGTTGAAAATCTGACAATAAAAAGCAAGGATGTTGTTCTGGTAGCTGATTATTACAAACAGAAAGCCAACGGGAAATTCCCTGCAATAGTTTTATTACACGGGTCGTCAACAAATCTGAAAAGTGATTACTTATATGATGCTGACTATTTTGCCAAACAAGGATTTGAGGTTTTAATATTTGATAAACGTGGAAACGGAGAATCAACGGGTGAATATTTTACTTCAAATTATGAGGATATAATTGAAGATGCTATTGCTTGTTTGGAAATTCTATACAAAAGAGAAAGTGTTGACAAAATGAAAATAGGACTTTGGGGGTATAGCCAAGGGGCAATGCTTTTACCAAGAATTGCATCGAAATCAAATATTCCCAAGTTTCTTATTGCTAAATCGCCTGAAGTAATCAATGTAACAGAAGCCGCAGCATATTCTGATAGTTCAAGAGTAGTTAATTCTGGAAACTCAAATTCCAATGGGCATATTGCTGCAAATAGCCATAGAGAAGTTGAAAAATTGATTAACAATGGAGCAAATTATAAGGAAGTTGAGAACTTTATTCAACAAAACGCTCTAAAATACAGTTTTATGAATCAGACTGGATTATATAGCGGTTTAAACATTAACAAGAATGAATTTGATGGTTTCTACTGGAAAGGCAGAACTGAAAACTTTTATTCTTTCTGGAAAGAAATAAGAATACCAACTTTAGTATTATTAGGCGGAAGAGATGATTTGGTCAACACAGAAAAAAATAAATTGCTACTAAATAATTTGAACAATGAATATCTTGAAATTGTGGATTTTCCTTTAGCAAATCACCATTTGAAAAAGACATTTAATCCGACAATGGATAGTGAATTTGATTTTCCACGACTAATTGAGGGATATACCGAAAATGTTGAAGAATGGATTGAAAAAGAAATAACGAAACGCTAA